In Pseudomonas fakonensis, one DNA window encodes the following:
- a CDS encoding phosphoheptose isomerase produces the protein MDMQSRIRRLFQASIDTKQQAMDILAPHIEQASLVMVNALLSDGKMLACGNGGSAGDAQHFSSELLNRFERERPSLPAIALTTDSSTITSIANDYSYNEVFSKQIRALGQPGDVLLAISTSGNSANVIQAIQAAHDREMIVVALTGRDGGGMASLLLPEDVEIRVPSTVTARIQEVHLLAIHCLCDLIDSQLFGSEE, from the coding sequence ATGGACATGCAATCCCGAATTCGCCGGCTGTTCCAGGCCAGCATCGACACCAAGCAACAGGCAATGGACATCCTGGCACCTCACATCGAGCAGGCCAGCCTGGTCATGGTCAACGCCCTGCTCAGCGACGGCAAGATGCTCGCCTGCGGCAACGGCGGCTCGGCCGGCGACGCCCAGCATTTCTCTTCGGAACTGCTCAACCGCTTCGAGCGCGAGCGCCCGAGCCTGCCAGCCATCGCCCTGACCACCGACAGCTCGACGATCACCTCGATCGCCAACGACTACAGCTACAACGAAGTATTCTCCAAGCAGATCCGCGCCCTGGGCCAACCCGGCGACGTACTGCTGGCGATCTCCACCAGCGGCAACTCGGCCAACGTGATCCAGGCGATCCAGGCCGCACACGACCGCGAAATGATTGTCGTAGCCTTGACCGGGCGCGACGGTGGCGGCATGGCTTCGCTGCTGCTGCCCGAAGACGTGGAAATCCGCGTGCCTTCGACGGTCACCGCTCGTATCCAGGAAGTCCACCTGCTGGCGATCCACTGTCTGTGCGACCTGATCGACAGCCAACTGTTCGGGAGTGAAGAATGA
- a CDS encoding BON domain-containing protein, whose amino-acid sequence MIPKRLGLMALTLCLGITGCSSVLTSARNSPIEDDRGTRTIGSKIDDSLIETKAAVNISKANPDLDQGSHIVVSSYNGVVLLAGQTPRADLKALAEQTASQVQRVKKVHNEIQVMQPSSILARNNDAWLTTKIKTQMLTDANVPGSRVKVITENGIVYLLGLVTQQEGNAATSVVQGVSGVQKIVRLFEYID is encoded by the coding sequence ATGATCCCCAAGCGCCTCGGCCTGATGGCCCTCACCCTGTGCCTCGGCATCACCGGCTGCAGCTCGGTGCTGACCTCGGCCCGCAACTCGCCCATCGAGGATGACCGCGGCACCCGCACCATCGGCAGCAAGATCGACGACTCGCTGATCGAAACCAAGGCGGCGGTCAACATCTCCAAGGCCAACCCGGACCTGGACCAGGGCTCGCACATCGTCGTCAGCAGCTACAACGGTGTCGTGCTGCTGGCCGGCCAGACCCCGCGCGCCGACCTCAAAGCCCTGGCCGAGCAAACCGCCAGCCAGGTGCAGCGGGTCAAGAAGGTGCATAACGAAATCCAGGTCATGCAGCCTTCGTCCATCCTCGCGCGCAACAACGACGCCTGGCTGACCACCAAGATCAAGACCCAGATGCTGACCGACGCCAACGTGCCGGGCTCGCGGGTCAAGGTGATCACCGAGAACGGTATCGTCTACCTGCTGGGCCTGGTGACGCAGCAAGAAGGCAACGCCGCCACCAGCGTGGTGCAGGGCGTTTCCGGCGTGCAGAAGATCGTGCGCCTGTTCGAATACATCGATTGA
- the rplM gene encoding 50S ribosomal protein L13, whose protein sequence is MKTFTAKPETVKREWFVVDAAGQTLGRLATEIASRLRGKHKPEYTPHVDTGDYIVVINAEQIRVTGAKSSDKMYYSHSGFPGGIKEINFEKLIAKAPERVIETAVKGMLPKNPLGRDMYRKLKVYAGAAHPHTAQQPQELKI, encoded by the coding sequence ATGAAAACTTTTACTGCTAAACCGGAAACAGTAAAGCGCGAGTGGTTCGTAGTCGACGCCGCTGGCCAGACCCTGGGTCGTCTGGCTACCGAAATCGCTAGCCGCCTGCGTGGCAAGCACAAACCAGAATACACCCCTCACGTTGACACCGGCGACTACATCGTCGTCATCAACGCCGAGCAAATCCGTGTAACTGGCGCCAAGTCTTCCGACAAGATGTACTACTCCCACTCCGGCTTCCCGGGCGGCATCAAGGAAATCAACTTCGAGAAGTTGATCGCCAAGGCCCCTGAGCGTGTCATCGAAACCGCGGTCAAAGGCATGCTGCCGAAGAACCCGCTGGGTCGCGACATGTACCGCAAGCTGAAAGTGTACGCGGGTGCAGCTCACCCACACACTGCTCAGCAGCCTCAAGAACTGAAGATCTAA
- a CDS encoding YgdI/YgdR family lipoprotein, with amino-acid sequence MNKLLPALLLGTIATLAGCANPNVITLNDGRELQTLDTPHYDRTSGFYEFEQLDGKRNRVNKDQVQTIKEL; translated from the coding sequence ATGAACAAGCTCCTGCCCGCCCTGCTGCTCGGCACCATCGCCACCCTGGCCGGCTGCGCCAACCCCAACGTGATCACCCTCAACGACGGCCGCGAACTGCAGACCCTCGACACCCCGCACTACGATCGCACCTCGGGCTTCTACGAGTTCGAACAGCTCGACGGCAAGCGCAACCGGGTGAACAAGGATCAGGTGCAAACCATCAAGGAGCTCTGA
- the rsmI gene encoding 16S rRNA (cytidine(1402)-2'-O)-methyltransferase, translating into MTDVAGVSKTGKLYVVATPIGNLDDMSARALKVLAGVSLIAAEDTRHSVRLLQHFGIDTPLAACHEHNERDEGGRFITRLLAGDDVALVSDAGTPLISDPGYHLVRQARAAGVQVVPVPGACALIAALSAAGLPSDRFIFEGFLPAKAAGRRARLEQVKEEPRTLIFYEAPHRILECLEDMELVFGGERPAVLAREITKTFETLKGLPLSELRAFVQDDSNQQRGECVVLVSGWSAPQDDQAVSSEAQRVLDLLLAELPLKRAAALAAEITGVRKNLLYQLALEKQKAE; encoded by the coding sequence GTGACCGATGTTGCAGGGGTTTCGAAAACGGGCAAGTTGTATGTGGTGGCCACGCCCATCGGCAACCTCGACGACATGAGCGCCCGGGCGCTCAAGGTGCTGGCCGGCGTCAGCCTGATTGCGGCCGAAGACACCCGCCACTCGGTGCGCCTGTTGCAGCACTTCGGCATCGACACGCCGCTGGCGGCCTGCCACGAGCACAACGAGCGCGACGAAGGCGGGCGTTTCATCACCCGGCTGCTGGCCGGTGACGATGTGGCGCTGGTGTCCGACGCCGGCACGCCGTTGATTTCCGACCCGGGCTATCACCTGGTGCGTCAGGCGCGTGCCGCTGGTGTGCAAGTGGTGCCGGTGCCGGGTGCCTGTGCCTTGATCGCCGCGCTGTCGGCGGCGGGCCTGCCGTCCGACCGCTTCATCTTCGAGGGTTTCTTGCCGGCCAAGGCTGCCGGGCGCCGGGCGCGCCTGGAGCAGGTGAAGGAAGAACCGCGCACCTTGATCTTCTATGAGGCGCCGCACCGCATTCTCGAATGCCTCGAGGACATGGAGCTGGTGTTCGGTGGCGAGCGGCCGGCGGTGCTGGCGCGAGAAATCACCAAGACCTTCGAAACGCTCAAGGGCTTGCCGCTGAGCGAACTGCGCGCTTTCGTGCAGGACGACAGCAACCAGCAGCGCGGTGAGTGCGTGGTGCTGGTGTCGGGCTGGAGCGCGCCGCAGGACGATCAGGCTGTCAGCAGCGAGGCGCAGCGCGTGCTCGACCTGCTGCTGGCAGAGCTGCCGCTCAAGCGCGCGGCGGCGCTGGCGGCGGAGATCACCGGGGTGCGCAAGAACCTGCTGTACCAGCTGGCGCTGGAGAAGCAGAAGGCCGAATGA
- a CDS encoding glutathione S-transferase N-terminal domain-containing protein, with protein MGATNRLACYSDPADHYSHRVRLVLAEKGVAVQIIDVDASRLPPKLVEVNPYGSVPTLVDRDLALYESSVVMEYLEERYPHPPLMPVYPVARGNSRLLMHRIQRDWCSLADTLLDKRSTDAARTQARKELRESLTGVAPLFGEMPCFMSEEQSLVDCCLLPILWRLPVMGIELPRQAKPLLDYMERQFAREPFQASLSAAEREMRKL; from the coding sequence ATGGGCGCAACCAACAGGTTAGCCTGCTATTCCGACCCCGCTGATCACTACTCCCACCGCGTGCGCCTGGTGCTCGCCGAGAAGGGCGTGGCGGTACAGATCATCGATGTCGATGCCAGTCGTCTGCCGCCCAAGCTGGTCGAGGTAAACCCGTACGGCAGCGTGCCGACCCTGGTCGACCGCGACCTGGCGCTGTACGAGTCGAGCGTGGTCATGGAGTATCTCGAGGAGCGTTACCCGCACCCGCCGCTGATGCCGGTATACCCGGTGGCCCGTGGCAACAGCCGCCTGCTGATGCACCGCATCCAGCGCGACTGGTGCTCGCTGGCCGACACCCTGCTGGACAAGCGCAGCACCGATGCCGCGCGTACCCAGGCGCGCAAGGAGCTGCGCGAAAGCCTCACCGGTGTGGCGCCGCTGTTCGGCGAAATGCCTTGCTTCATGAGTGAGGAGCAAAGCCTGGTGGATTGCTGTCTACTGCCCATCCTCTGGCGTTTGCCGGTGATGGGTATCGAATTGCCGCGGCAAGCCAAGCCGCTGCTTGATTACATGGAGCGACAGTTCGCCCGCGAGCCTTTCCAGGCGAGCCTGTCTGCTGCAGAACGTGAAATGCGCAAGCTTTAA
- a CDS encoding cytochrome b encodes MSKFMDWIDARFPATKMWEDHLSKYYAPKNFNFLYFFGSLALLVLVNQIVTGVWLTMSFTPSAEEAFASVEYIMRDVEYGWILRYLHSTGASAFFIVVYLHMFRGLLYGSYQKPRELVWLFGMLIYLALMAEAFMGYLLPWGQMSYWGAQVIISLFGAIPVIGGDLTQWIRGDYLISGITLNRFFALHVVALPIVILGLVVLHILALHEVGSNNPDGVDIKKKKDENGIPLDGIPFHPYYTVKDIVGVVVFLFVFCAVVFFFPEMGGYFLEKPNFEQANAFKTPEHIAPVWYFTPFYAILRAVPDKLFGVIAMGAAIAVLFVLPWLDRSPVRSMRYKGWLSKVWLLVFCVAFVILGVLGVLAPTPGRTLLSQVCTVLYFAYFLLMPFYTRLEKTKPVPERVTG; translated from the coding sequence ATGAGCAAGTTCATGGATTGGATCGATGCGCGCTTCCCCGCCACAAAAATGTGGGAAGACCATCTGAGCAAGTATTACGCGCCCAAGAACTTCAACTTCCTGTACTTCTTCGGATCGCTGGCGCTGCTGGTGCTGGTCAACCAGATCGTCACCGGCGTGTGGCTGACCATGAGCTTCACCCCCTCGGCAGAAGAGGCCTTCGCCTCGGTCGAGTACATCATGCGCGATGTCGAGTACGGCTGGATCCTGCGCTACCTGCACTCCACCGGCGCCTCGGCGTTCTTCATCGTGGTCTACCTGCACATGTTCCGCGGCCTGCTGTACGGCTCGTACCAGAAGCCGCGTGAACTGGTGTGGCTGTTCGGCATGCTGATCTACCTGGCGCTGATGGCCGAGGCGTTCATGGGTTACCTGCTGCCGTGGGGCCAGATGTCGTACTGGGGCGCCCAGGTGATCATCTCGCTGTTCGGCGCCATCCCGGTGATCGGCGGCGACCTGACGCAGTGGATCCGCGGTGACTACCTGATCTCCGGCATCACCCTGAACCGCTTCTTCGCCCTGCATGTGGTAGCCCTGCCGATCGTGATTCTGGGCCTTGTGGTGCTGCACATCTTGGCGCTGCACGAAGTGGGGTCGAACAACCCTGATGGCGTCGATATCAAGAAGAAAAAGGACGAAAACGGCATCCCGCTGGACGGCATTCCGTTCCACCCGTACTACACCGTCAAGGACATTGTCGGGGTGGTGGTGTTCCTCTTCGTGTTCTGCGCCGTGGTGTTCTTCTTCCCGGAAATGGGCGGTTACTTCCTGGAAAAACCGAACTTCGAGCAGGCCAATGCCTTCAAGACCCCTGAGCACATTGCCCCGGTGTGGTACTTCACGCCGTTCTACGCAATCCTGCGCGCGGTGCCCGACAAGCTGTTCGGCGTGATCGCCATGGGCGCGGCAATCGCCGTGCTGTTCGTGCTGCCCTGGCTCGACCGCAGCCCGGTGCGCTCCATGCGCTACAAGGGCTGGCTGAGCAAAGTCTGGCTGCTGGTGTTCTGCGTGGCCTTCGTCATCCTCGGTGTGCTGGGCGTGCTGGCGCCAACCCCGGGGCGTACCTTGCTGTCGCAGGTGTGCACGGTGCTGTACTTCGCCTACTTCCTGCTGATGCCGTTCTACACAAGGCTCGAGAAGACCAAACCGGTTCCGGAAAGGGTGACTGGCTGA
- a CDS encoding cytochrome c1, producing the protein MKKLIAVFLLALMPGLSFAAEHGLELDKVDIDLTDKAAMQDGARTFANYCMGCHSAKFQRYERVADDLGIPHELMLENLVFTGAKIGDHMQIGMQPNDAKTWFGAAPPDLTLVARVRGNDWLYSYLRSFYEDKSRPWGVNNKVFPNVGMPNVLAGLQGNQVIGCKQIQTVVDGKKQYDPLTGSPLTHEACDQLTVEEKSGTLTTEQFDEKVKNLVTFLAYSANPVKLESQRIGTYVLLYLAFFFVFAYLLKREYWKDVH; encoded by the coding sequence ATGAAAAAGTTGATTGCAGTATTTTTGCTGGCACTGATGCCTGGCCTTTCCTTCGCTGCCGAACATGGCCTGGAGCTGGACAAGGTCGACATCGACCTGACTGACAAGGCCGCCATGCAGGACGGTGCGCGCACCTTCGCCAACTATTGCATGGGTTGCCACAGCGCCAAGTTCCAGCGTTATGAGCGGGTTGCCGACGACCTGGGCATCCCCCACGAGCTGATGCTGGAAAACCTGGTGTTCACCGGTGCCAAGATCGGCGACCACATGCAGATCGGCATGCAGCCCAACGATGCCAAGACCTGGTTCGGCGCAGCGCCGCCCGACCTCACCCTGGTCGCCCGGGTGCGTGGCAACGACTGGCTGTACAGCTACCTGCGCAGCTTCTACGAGGACAAGTCGCGCCCTTGGGGGGTGAACAACAAGGTCTTCCCCAACGTTGGCATGCCTAACGTGCTGGCGGGCCTGCAGGGCAACCAGGTGATCGGTTGCAAGCAGATCCAGACCGTGGTCGACGGCAAGAAGCAATACGACCCGCTGACCGGCAGCCCGCTGACCCATGAAGCGTGCGACCAGCTGACCGTGGAGGAGAAATCCGGTACCCTGACCACCGAGCAGTTCGACGAGAAGGTCAAGAACCTGGTGACCTTCCTGGCCTATTCGGCCAACCCGGTCAAACTGGAAAGCCAGCGCATCGGTACTTACGTGTTGCTGTACCTGGCTTTCTTCTTCGTGTTCGCCTACTTGCTCAAGCGCGAATACTGGAAGGACGTGCACTGA
- a CDS encoding YraN family protein, with product MPHASPTRAGNAAEDQALGHLQGHGLALLARNWRCKGGELDLVMLDADTVVFVEVRYRLHAGFGGALGSIDGRKQKRLALAANLFLQQHPRWAAHPCRFDVVALQGQGHAGQPLLWLKNAFEC from the coding sequence ATGCCCCACGCATCGCCCACACGCGCCGGCAACGCCGCCGAAGACCAGGCCCTGGGGCATCTCCAGGGCCATGGCCTGGCACTGCTGGCACGCAACTGGCGATGCAAGGGCGGCGAGCTTGATCTGGTCATGCTCGACGCCGATACAGTAGTATTCGTCGAAGTCCGCTACCGGCTACACGCGGGCTTTGGTGGCGCGCTCGGCAGCATCGACGGGCGCAAGCAGAAGCGACTGGCGCTGGCCGCCAACCTTTTCCTGCAGCAACACCCCCGCTGGGCCGCTCACCCCTGCCGTTTCGACGTAGTCGCACTGCAGGGCCAGGGGCATGCTGGGCAACCGCTTCTTTGGCTGAAAAACGCCTTCGAGTGCTGA
- the rpsI gene encoding 30S ribosomal protein S9 yields the protein MSATQNYGTGRRKTATARVFLRPGTGNISINNRSLDVFFGRETARMVVRQPLELTETVAKFDIYVTVSGGGVSGQAGAIRHGITRALMEYDETLRGALRRAGYVTRDAREVERKKVGLRKARKRPQYSKR from the coding sequence ATGTCGGCGACTCAAAACTACGGCACTGGCCGTCGCAAGACCGCAACCGCTCGCGTCTTCCTGCGTCCGGGCACCGGTAACATCTCCATCAACAACCGTTCTCTGGACGTGTTCTTCGGCCGCGAAACCGCTCGCATGGTTGTTCGCCAGCCGCTGGAACTGACCGAGACCGTTGCCAAGTTCGACATCTACGTCACCGTTTCCGGTGGTGGTGTCAGCGGTCAGGCCGGTGCAATCCGCCACGGCATCACCCGCGCCCTGATGGAATACGACGAAACCCTGCGTGGCGCCCTGCGTCGTGCTGGCTACGTTACCCGCGACGCTCGTGAAGTCGAGCGTAAGAAAGTGGGCCTGCGTAAAGCACGTAAGCGTCCTCAGTACTCCAAGCGTTAA
- a CDS encoding penicillin-binding protein activator — protein sequence MIACLRLLSALCLAALLAACASSPSSSLGELPRTPDASIEQLLDKAASSKSAEDAALLHLSAADLAYKQKDYPRSARILEQVPLDSLKPAQQVFASTLAAELAMSRNQPKAALSALAHPSLQRAGELPAEQQVRTYSVHAAALEADGQALAAAQQRALLTPLLSGQAATTNNDAIWALVAALPAEQLQQPAADNTLAGWTSLAFAVKSAGTLEQQQAAIDAWHNQHPDHPAAKQLPTALVKLKELASQPLTKIALLLPQEGPLAGVARALRDGFMAAHFQAQKGGQPAPAVQVFDSSRITSLDDFYRQAQAAGVQLVVGPLEKPLVKKLAAYPQLPITTLALNYADAGQKAPPQLFQFGLAAEDEAREVARRARADGKVRAVALVPSGEWGDRVLAAFRQDWQANGGTLLAAERIAQPVALAQQIADLFQLRQSEGRAKSLQSTVGGSIAAQPSRRQDIDFIFLAATPQQAQQIKPTLNFQYAGDVPVYATSNLYSASGDVNQYNDMNGIRFCETPWLLDTTNSLRQQVVQQWPQAAGSLGRLYAMGVDAYSLAPRLGQLKALPDNRVEGLSGSLSINASQRVERQLPWAEFAGGQVKRLPDTPR from the coding sequence ATGATCGCTTGTCTGCGGCTGCTCTCAGCCCTCTGCCTCGCTGCCCTGCTGGCAGCCTGCGCCAGCTCGCCCTCATCCAGCCTGGGCGAGCTGCCACGCACCCCGGACGCCAGCATCGAGCAACTGCTCGACAAGGCTGCCTCCAGCAAGTCTGCCGAGGACGCAGCCCTGCTGCACCTGAGCGCCGCCGACCTGGCCTACAAGCAAAAGGACTACCCGCGTTCGGCGCGCATCCTCGAACAGGTGCCGCTGGACTCGCTCAAGCCGGCCCAACAGGTGTTTGCCTCGACCCTGGCCGCCGAACTGGCCATGAGCCGCAACCAGCCCAAGGCCGCGCTGAGCGCCCTCGCCCACCCAAGCCTGCAACGCGCCGGCGAACTGCCAGCCGAGCAGCAGGTACGCACCTACAGCGTCCACGCTGCCGCCCTGGAGGCCGACGGCCAGGCCCTGGCCGCCGCCCAGCAGCGCGCGCTGCTGACCCCGCTGCTCAGCGGCCAGGCAGCCACCACCAACAACGACGCAATCTGGGCACTGGTCGCTGCACTGCCGGCCGAGCAACTGCAACAGCCAGCCGCCGACAACACCCTGGCCGGCTGGACCAGCCTGGCCTTTGCGGTGAAAAGCGCCGGCACCCTGGAACAGCAACAGGCGGCCATCGACGCGTGGCACAACCAGCACCCGGACCACCCGGCCGCCAAGCAGCTGCCCACCGCCCTGGTCAAGCTCAAGGAGCTGGCCAGCCAGCCCCTGACCAAGATTGCCCTGCTGCTGCCCCAGGAAGGGCCTCTGGCAGGGGTTGCCCGCGCCCTGCGTGACGGCTTCATGGCCGCGCACTTCCAGGCGCAGAAAGGCGGCCAGCCGGCCCCGGCCGTGCAGGTGTTCGACAGCTCGCGTATCACCTCGCTGGACGACTTCTACCGCCAGGCCCAGGCTGCCGGCGTGCAACTGGTGGTCGGCCCGCTGGAAAAACCGCTGGTGAAGAAGCTCGCCGCCTACCCGCAGCTGCCCATCACCACCCTCGCCCTGAACTACGCCGACGCCGGCCAGAAAGCCCCGCCGCAGCTGTTCCAGTTCGGCCTGGCTGCCGAGGACGAAGCCCGTGAAGTGGCCCGTCGCGCCCGCGCCGATGGCAAGGTTCGCGCCGTCGCCCTGGTGCCGAGCGGCGAATGGGGTGACCGCGTGCTGGCCGCCTTCCGCCAGGACTGGCAAGCCAATGGCGGCACCTTGTTGGCCGCCGAGCGCATCGCCCAGCCGGTCGCCCTGGCCCAGCAAATCGCCGATCTGTTCCAGCTGCGCCAGAGCGAAGGCCGCGCCAAGAGCCTGCAAAGCACCGTCGGCGGCAGCATCGCCGCACAACCGTCGCGCCGCCAGGACATCGACTTCATCTTCCTCGCCGCCACCCCGCAGCAGGCCCAGCAGATCAAGCCGACCCTGAACTTCCAGTACGCCGGCGACGTACCGGTGTACGCCACCTCCAACCTGTACAGCGCCAGCGGTGACGTCAACCAGTACAACGACATGAACGGCATCCGCTTCTGCGAAACCCCGTGGCTGCTGGACACCACCAACAGCCTGCGCCAGCAGGTGGTGCAGCAATGGCCGCAGGCCGCCGGCAGCCTCGGCCGCCTGTACGCCATGGGCGTCGACGCCTACAGCCTGGCTCCGCGCCTGGGCCAGTTGAAGGCACTGCCGGACAACCGCGTCGAAGGCCTGTCGGGCAGCCTGAGCATCAACGCCAGCCAGCGCGTCGAGCGCCAGCTGCCGTGGGCCGAGTTCGCCGGTGGCCAGGTCAAGCGCCTGCCGGACACCCCGCGCTGA
- a CDS encoding ClpXP protease specificity-enhancing factor: MNSSRPYLVRALYEWIVDNDCTPHMLVNAEFPAVQVPAGFASDGQIVLNISPSAVRSLHMDNDAVSFEGRFGGVAHSLYVPAGAIMGIYARENGQGMVFELEPPQDDDLELDDDSVEPDDDGPPEGGQPPRPSGRPSLKVVK, translated from the coding sequence ATGAACTCCAGTCGCCCCTACCTGGTTCGAGCGCTGTACGAGTGGATCGTCGACAACGATTGCACGCCCCACATGCTGGTCAATGCCGAATTTCCGGCAGTCCAGGTACCTGCCGGTTTTGCCAGTGATGGCCAGATCGTGCTGAACATCTCCCCAAGTGCCGTGCGCAGCCTGCACATGGATAACGACGCGGTGAGCTTCGAAGGCCGCTTCGGCGGTGTAGCCCATTCGCTGTATGTGCCGGCCGGCGCAATCATGGGTATCTACGCCCGTGAGAACGGCCAGGGCATGGTCTTCGAGCTGGAGCCGCCGCAGGACGACGACCTCGAGCTGGACGACGACAGTGTCGAGCCGGATGACGATGGCCCGCCGGAAGGCGGCCAGCCACCACGCCCCAGCGGCCGACCTAGCCTGAAAGTGGTCAAGTAA
- a CDS encoding NADP(H)-dependent aldo-keto reductase encodes MEYRKLGRTDLDVSALCLGTMTWGEQNTQDEAFEQIKLAKASGINFIDTAEMYPVPPRPETYAATERIIGNWFREHGDRDDWVLASKVAGPGNGISHIRDGQLKHNRQHIVAALDESLKRLHTDRIDLYQLHWPERSTNFFGKLGYQHLPHDLFTPLEETLEVLDEQVRAGKIRHIGLSNETPWGTMKFLHLAESRGWPRAVSIQNPYNLLNRSFEVGLAEVAIREQCGLLAYSPLAFGMLSGKYENGARPEKGRLTLFSRFARYSNPQTVAACSRYVQLARAHGLDPAQMALAFVTRQPFVTSNIIGATSVEQLQSNIDSQALVLSDELLAAIEAIHQEQPNPAP; translated from the coding sequence ATGGAATACCGCAAGCTCGGTCGTACCGACCTCGACGTCAGCGCCCTGTGCCTGGGCACCATGACCTGGGGTGAGCAGAACACCCAGGACGAGGCTTTCGAGCAGATCAAACTGGCCAAGGCCAGCGGCATCAACTTCATCGACACCGCCGAAATGTACCCGGTGCCGCCCCGCCCCGAGACCTACGCCGCCACCGAGCGCATCATCGGCAACTGGTTCCGCGAGCACGGCGACCGTGACGACTGGGTACTGGCCAGCAAGGTCGCCGGCCCCGGCAACGGCATCAGCCACATCCGCGACGGCCAGCTCAAGCACAACCGCCAGCACATCGTCGCGGCGCTGGACGAGAGCCTCAAGCGCCTGCACACCGACCGCATCGACCTGTACCAGCTGCACTGGCCCGAGCGCAGCACCAACTTCTTCGGCAAGCTGGGCTACCAGCACCTGCCCCACGACCTGTTCACCCCGCTGGAAGAAACCCTGGAGGTGCTGGACGAGCAAGTGCGCGCCGGCAAGATCCGCCACATCGGCCTGTCCAACGAAACCCCGTGGGGCACCATGAAGTTCCTGCACCTGGCCGAAAGCCGCGGCTGGCCGCGGGCGGTGTCGATCCAGAACCCCTACAACCTGCTCAACCGCAGCTTCGAGGTGGGCCTGGCAGAAGTAGCGATCCGCGAGCAATGCGGCCTGCTGGCCTACTCGCCGTTGGCCTTCGGCATGCTCTCGGGCAAGTACGAAAACGGCGCCCGCCCGGAAAAGGGCCGCCTGACCCTGTTCAGCCGCTTCGCCCGCTACTCCAACCCGCAGACCGTGGCCGCCTGCAGCCGCTACGTGCAACTGGCCCGGGCTCATGGCCTGGACCCGGCGCAGATGGCCCTGGCCTTCGTCACCCGCCAGCCGTTCGTGACCAGCAACATCATTGGCGCCACCTCGGTGGAGCAACTGCAGAGCAACATCGACAGCCAGGCGCTTGTCCTCAGCGACGAGCTGCTGGCCGCGATCGAGGCCATTCACCAGGAGCAGCCGAACCCGGCGCCTTGA
- the petA gene encoding ubiquinol-cytochrome c reductase iron-sulfur subunit, with the protein MSNDGVNAGRRRFLVAATSVVGAAGAVGAAVPFVGSWFPSAKAKAAGAPVKVNIAKVEPGQQMVAEWRGQPVFIVRRTQEILANLKKIEGDLSDPQSKASVQPTYVDPEVRSIKPEILILVGLCTHLGCSPTFRPEVAPADLGPKWVGGYFCPCHGSHYDLAGRVYKSQPAPLNLPVPPHSYETDEVIVIGVDQEKA; encoded by the coding sequence ATGAGCAATGACGGCGTCAACGCAGGCCGGCGCCGCTTCCTCGTAGCCGCGACATCCGTGGTCGGGGCGGCGGGGGCAGTGGGGGCAGCGGTACCGTTCGTGGGGTCATGGTTTCCCAGTGCCAAGGCGAAGGCTGCCGGCGCACCGGTGAAGGTCAATATCGCCAAGGTCGAGCCTGGGCAGCAGATGGTTGCCGAGTGGCGGGGGCAGCCGGTGTTCATCGTCCGGCGAACGCAGGAGATTCTCGCCAACCTGAAGAAGATCGAGGGTGACCTGTCCGACCCGCAGTCCAAGGCGTCGGTGCAGCCCACCTACGTCGACCCCGAGGTTCGCTCGATCAAGCCCGAGATCCTCATCCTGGTCGGCCTGTGCACGCACCTTGGGTGCTCGCCAACCTTCCGCCCTGAAGTCGCCCCGGCAGACCTTGGGCCGAAGTGGGTCGGCGGTTACTTCTGCCCCTGCCACGGTTCGCACTACGACCTGGCCGGGCGCGTCTACAAATCCCAGCCAGCGCCTCTCAACCTGCCAGTGCCCCCGCACTCGTACGAGACCGACGAAGTCATCGTCATCGGCGTCGATCAGGAGAAGGCATGA